The Prochlorococcus marinus CUG1417 genome includes the window TATAGTCAAAGAAACCCCTGTAAGAGACTCAAACTTTTTTAAAAAAGAATTCCCAGGACCAGACAAAGCTGTAGCAGCATCAGAGTTTGGCAAATCAATAGTGAAGTGACCAGTTTTGGAAACTTCTTTCATTTAGATAATGTATTTGAATAAAAATTAGACAAGCAACTAACTTTCGGCTTCCTCAATAACGCTATCAGCTTTACCACTATCACTCTCTTCGTCATTAGTTTTAGCTTTTGCTAATTTCTCCTTCTCTAACTTAGCCTTACCAATGGCAATTGATGGTCTTTCTATTTTTTCTAATAACCCTCCTTTCTCTAACAATGTTCTAACTGCGTTAGTTGGCTGAGCACCCTGTGTAAGTCTTGATCTTAAAGCTTCTGTGTCGAGCCTAGTTTCTTTAGTTCTTGGGTTATAAAAACCTAATTCTTGTAGAGGTCTACCATCTCTTCTGGAAGTACTATTGCATGCAACAATCCTGAAACTTGCCTCTTTTTTCTTTCCAAAGCGCTTAAGGCGCAATTTAATCATTTTAAATTAATACGTTTTTATTAATAATATCATTCAAAGGTAAAGATTTAGATACTACAAATCAGCAAACCCTTTTTTCTTTTTATTATTTTTTTGTTTTTTCATCGGTTTGTTACCACTCATTCCTCCCATTCCTGGCATTCCTCCCATTCCTGGCATTCCTCCCATTCCTGGCATTCCTCCCATTCCTGGCATTCCTCCCATTCCTGGCATTCCTCCATTCGACATTTGTTTCATAAAACCTCTCATTCTCTGAAAATCAGCTAGTACTTTGTCTACATCTTTTGCTTCATAACCACTACCCTTAGCGATCCTTTGTCTTCTTGAAGGCTGGGCAGCCAGAACCTCAGGTTTTTGTTTCTCCTCAAGAGTCATTGAGGAGATCATGGATTCTATTTTTTTAAGTTGATCTTCTCCATCTTTTATCATCCCTTCATCAATTTTATTCATTCCAGGTATTAGTTTTATTAATCCACCAAGTGATCCCATCCTTTTGATTAATCTCATTTGCTTAACAAAATCATTAAAATCAAAAGTTGCTTCTTGAAGCTTCTTTTGCATAGCTTCTGCATCAGCAAGCTCAACTTCCTTTTGAGCTTTTTCAACAAGTGTTAATACATCTCCCATTCCTAAAATTCTGCTAGCCATTCTCTCAGGATGGAATGGTTGTAGTGCCTCTATTTTTTCGCCTACACCTATAAATTTGATAGGTTTACCACTTATTTTTCTTATTGATAAAGCAGCACCTCCTCTTGAGTCACCATCCAACTTGGTTAGTATTGCCCCAGAGATTCCTACTTTTTCATGAAATGACTTTGTCAAATCAGCAGCTTCTTGTCCAATCATAGAATCAACAACAAGTAAAACTTCATCAGGATCAGAAACTTCTTTTATCCTTACCATTTCACTCATCATTGAATCATCAATTTGCAATCTTCCTGCAGTGTCAATAATGATTGAGTTAAAATTATTATCGCTCGCATAATTCAATGCGTCCTTAGTTATTTCCTCAGGTTTGCTATTTTTTTCTTTAGCCGAAAAAACCTCTAAGTCGTATTGACTACCTAAAGTTTTAAGCTGTTCTACAGCTGCTGGTCTATAAATATCTGCAGCTACCAAAAGAACTTTTTTTTCTTTTTCTTTCAAATAAAGACCTAATTTTCCTGTTGCAGTTGTTTTACCAGCCCCCTGAAGTCCAGCCATTAAAATAACTGTGGGACTATTTTTATTTTCATTTAATGGAGAATTCTCATTCCCCATGATGTTAATCAATTCTTTATTTACAACTTCTATAAATTTCTGTCCTGGGTTTACCCCCCTAACGACTTCTTCCCCAATAGCTTTATTTTTGACATCTGATATGAACTCTTTTACTACAGATAAACTTACATCGGCATCAAGAAGTGCTCTTTTTACCTGATTTAAGGCATCATTGATATTATTTTCACTAATTTTAGCTTCGCCTCTTAAACCTTTTACTGCGTCTTCAAAGCGTGATGAGAGTTCATCAAACATTATAAAAAAGAATTTTTAATTATTATAGATGATCTAGAAGTTTATACTTACACTCCACTTACAAAATCAACCAATTTCCATGATTTATTAGAAAAACCCAAAATATATTTAACTTTAAGCGGATTCAATGATGTTTCATTAATTAATTCTCCAGAATTCTTTATTATTCGCTCCAAATAATTTAATTCAACTAAAACAACAATCCTAGAGGAAGTTTGTGATTTCAAATCTATGTTCTGTATTTGGGAATTAATTTCTTTATAAATTCCTTTATTTATATCATTTTGTCTTTCTTCGATAGTCCTATTAATCAAACCATTTGTAACAACCTTAGAGAGATTAATTTCACTCTTTCCAGCTAAGTAATTGCTTTTATTTGAAAGCCATATATTAATTAAATTTCTAATCTCTCCTAAAGAGGGCGAGGCTGTAATAAGTTCTTTAATTTCAGAAGTATTAATAGAATTAGATTTATTTAGAGTAGAGTTCAATTTGTTTGAAGGATTTTTTTTTATTTCTTGAATAATATTTTTCTCACTAACCTTTTTTTGATTTTTATCAGCAGCAAGAAAAGATTTATTTATAAAAGCATCATCCTGGATTGAATTTTTAAAATTATTCCTTAAAAATCCAATTCCAATACCAAATGAGAATAAGATCAAAAACGCGTATAGATAAATCAAATAAGGTGACTTACCAATAATTTCTTGATCCTTCAAAAATTCTCCAAAACTAAATTTTAATTCTGCAATTTTTTCAATTAAAAACCTATAAAACTCTATTGGTTTATTCTTAATCATTTCATGATTAAGTTTATTTTCTTGAATATCAAACTTCTCATATACTTGTTTAATACCGCCAGGCCAAGGTAATCCCCTTTCATCAACATTCGCATATGAACTATCAATATCTTCAGTACTGTTTATCGAGGATGATTCTTTTATCTGTTGATTTTGAAGATTTGATTTTATTGTAGTCTTGGTGGATTTCTTTTCTAATTTTTCAATAAATTCTTGAATTTCCCTATCTTCAAACCAAGAATCCAAATCCACCTCTTTTGATTCAATATCTCTATAACCAACTAAAACATCGTTCTCTAACCAATTTTTACAGTAAACACATATTGCTTCTAACTTGTTTCCTTGATAATTGTTAAGCCAATCTCGTAAATTTTCATCAGAACTGCTAGAAAATCTTGCAGAAGCTTGATCAATATTTGCCAAAAGCAGATCTAAACAACCCATAAGAGGCATTGAATCTAAACCTGATAAATTTAGTTTCTTTAAAATTCTCCTTGCTTCAAATAATTTTTCGGGCTTTCTTCTCGAGAAGCCAATAGCTGTTAATGATAGAAAGGCTAAAAATCCTGCTTCTAATGATCCTCTTTTTTGTAATTCAAGAAACAAATCTACCTGTTCTTGCACTGTCAAAAAAGGCTTTATTTGTTGAAAAAAAGATTCAAATTCTTGCTGATTTAGATAATCTCCAAATTCAGATTTATTATTACCCTCCAAACCACCTCTTTTAATTATTAAATTTTCCAACATATCTAAGCCTTTTTTATGAGAATCCTGATCATTTAGGTCCCTACTAAGTAGATCTAAGATTCTGTAAGGAAGAAGAGCCGCCAAGTCTTCTTCGAGTTCTTTCCTTCTTTCTCCAAGCTTCCCCATTCTCTGAAGAAGTTGTATCCCCTCAGATAAAAAGTCTGCTGCGTTTGAATAAGATCTAAGTTGTTGTTCTTGAATTGCTGAATCTCTAGCTGTTAAAGAAGCTAATAAAGTTAAATCAGCTTCTCTACTACTTCCTAAAGCTGGAGTTTGTGGGGGTTGCAAAGCTTTTCTTGTGATCTTAAAAGCTTCTTTTGGGGAACCTGATTCCCACAGAAGTATTAATCCTGCTACTTCTCTATTTGAGGGAAACTCTAGTCCTGATGATCCATTTAATAACAAATTTTCGTAATTTCTTCTACTTTCTGGATCTGTAAGTAAATCAGCAGTCAGGCGAAGCAACTCAGATCTTTGGGTTAAAACTTCATAAGTAAAACCTTCATCAGGCGTTTTATCCAACCGTAATTGAAATGCTCTTAGTATTTCCTCAGATGTTGCAGAGGGGCTCACGCCAATTAAACGGAAATGGTCTAAAGGAAGTTCCAAACAAATATCCTATTGAAAATTCTTAGACAAATTTTATCAAGTTAAAAATTTTTTTCATAAGGTCTTACAGAGTTATTAAAAAAAAACATGAAAATCGCCCTTCACAGCTTAGAATGTTAACAAATCAAAACTTCATTAAGGTATTTTCTTGGAAACACACGTAGAGAGAATCTCAAATCTTCAAGACATTAAAAAAGCCACGTTAGATCGTGAAACAGGTTTATTTCTTTATGAAGACATGACGCTTGGTCGGAGATTCGAAGATAAGTGTGCAGAGATGTATTACAGAGGAAAAATGTTCGGTTTCGTTCATTTATATAACGGCCAAGAGGCTATAAGCACGGGAGTAATTGGCGCCATGAAAAAAAAACATGATTGGTTTTGTAGTACTTACCGCGATCATGTTCATGCACTAAGTGCAGGAGTTCCATCCTTTGAAGTAATGAGTGAACTTTTTGGTAAAGCTACAGGTTGCAGCAAAGGCAGAGGGGGTTCGATGCACTTATTTTCAAAAGAGCATCACTTACTAGGAGGGTATGCATTTATTGGAGAAGGGATTCCCGTCGCTTTAGGAGCAGCCTTTTCAAGTAAATATAAAAAGGATGTTGCTAATAATAATAGTAGTGATTCAGTAACTGCAGCATTTTTTGGAGATGGGACTTGCAATAATGGGCAGTTTTTTGAATGTTTAAATATGGCTCAATTATGGAAATTACCCATAATTTTTGTTGTTGAGAATAATAAATGGGCTATTGGTATGGCTCACGACAGAGCAACTAGCAATCCTGAAATTTGGAGAAAAGCTTCCGCTTTTGGTATGCATGGCGAGGAAGTTGATGGGATGGATGTACTAGCAGTAAGAGGAGCAGCACAAAGAGCAATTGAACGCGCTAGGGCAGGAGAAGGGCCAACACTTTTGGAGTGCTTGACTTATAGATACAGGGGGCATTCTCTCGCAGATCCAGATGAATTAAGGTCTGAGAAAGAAAAGGAGTTTTGGGGAAAAAGAGATCCTATTAAAAAATTAGCGCGAGAAATTATCGATGGTAAATTCGCAACGGAAGAAGAGTTAAAAAGTATTGAAAAAAAAATAGACACAGAAATCTCTGAGTCAGTCAAAAATGCTTTAGAAGCACCTGAACCTCCTTCACAAGAATTAACTAAATATATTTGGGCTGAAGATTAGATTAAATACCACTGGGCAATTTTCTGGTTAAATTTCTTAGTTTTCTTAATGCCTTGAGTTCAACCTGTCTAACTCTTTCTCTAGAAACTTCTAATAATCTTCCTATTTCAGCAAGTGTATGTCTTTCATTACCATCTAATCCAAACCTCAATTTAAGAACATGTTGTTCTTGCTCGCTTAGATGGCTTAACCACTTCCCAAGTTGCTCTTGATGCATTTTCTGTTCAACTTGGTCTAAGGGCTCTTCATTATTACTATCTGCAATTAAATCCCCTAAAAAGCTTCTACCATCGTCACCACTAACTGGAGCATCTAAACTACTAGTTGATAAAGCTTGTCTTAAAACAGAATCTAATTCTTCAACATCAATTTCCATTGCTTCTGCAATTTCAATTCTGCTTGGCATAGCACCTAGTTTATGTGCCAAGTCCCTACTAACTTTTCTTATAGAAGCTAATCTCTCACTTAGATGGACTGGTAAACGAATCGTTCGTGATTGACAAGCAATTGCTCTTGTCATACTTTGTCGGATCCACCAAAAAGCATAAGTAGAAAACTTATATCCTCTCGTAGGGTCAAATTTTTCAACAGCCCTTTCCAAACCTAGAGAACCCTCTTGGACTAAATCAAGAAGTTCAAGTCCCTTACCTTGATATTTTTTTGCCACACTAACAACTAACCTTAAATTAGCTTTCATCATTCTCTCTTTTGCTCTTCTCCCAATTTTTATTGTTCTTTTTTGCTGCGTTGTAAATTCTTTATTTTTTTCATTCAACTGACCATCTTCTGTGAGTATCATCATTTTTTGCACTTGGTTACCCAACTCAATTTCTTCAGCGGGTGTAAGCAAAGGTACTCTACCGATATTTTGCAAATACCAACTTATTGGATCATTACCTTTTCTTTTTTGCGGTTCAGCTTGAGCTGGTATTGATGAAACCATTTTTTTTGACCTAATAAGGTATTAAAACTCTCCTACAGTTTTTTGAAAATACCCCAATATTTAATGCGCGCTTCAGATTTCAAGTAATATTTGTACACTTATGTGTTTAAAACTATAAATAACTCTATTAAATTGTTTCTTTCAAGATATTTGTCTCGTTTTTATATTTCTCATTAATTTTGTCAGTCCATCACCTATAGCAGAAGCATTTGAACCACTTTTGCTCTTCGATGCGGCAAATGAATGTAAAAGTACGTATTTAGCAAAAAAATCTGTTGATATATTTCTACACAAGGTTAAATCCATCGCAGAACTACCACCTATAAAACCAGATAAAAGATCGCCCAATCCAGCTCGAGCTGTCTGAGAATCGGTTCCAAAAAGTTGCCATACTTTTTTATTATCAGCAACTATACTGTTAGCTCCTTTTAACAAAATACTGATATTGAATTTTTTTGCCGCATAACTAGCAAGCCCAACATTGTTCTGAGCTTTGATATTAGGAAATAACCTTCCAAATTCTTTGCTGTGCGGTGTAATCCATGTCTTAAATTTTCTCTCTAAAAAGAAATTTGACCCCAATTTAGAATCCGAAATCCTATTAAGTGCATCTGCATCCAAGATCAATAGTCCTTCAAAAGCAATAAGATAGTCCTTTGATTTTTGCCAATCATCCTTATCAATTCCTATTCCTGGACCGACAACTAATGAATCAAACCCGCTTAAATCAATATTCTTTAATGCGCTATATAAAGATGCATTGCCATTTTGGTTAGATTGCATAGTTTCTTTTAAAACTATTTCTGGGGCAACTTGCCAAATAGATTCAGCAACCATCCCCGGAAGG containing:
- the rpsP gene encoding 30S ribosomal protein S16; protein product: MIKLRLKRFGKKKEASFRIVACNSTSRRDGRPLQELGFYNPRTKETRLDTEALRSRLTQGAQPTNAVRTLLEKGGLLEKIERPSIAIGKAKLEKEKLAKAKTNDEESDSGKADSVIEEAES
- a CDS encoding RpoD/SigA family RNA polymerase sigma factor — its product is MVSSIPAQAEPQKRKGNDPISWYLQNIGRVPLLTPAEEIELGNQVQKMMILTEDGQLNEKNKEFTTQQKRTIKIGRRAKERMMKANLRLVVSVAKKYQGKGLELLDLVQEGSLGLERAVEKFDPTRGYKFSTYAFWWIRQSMTRAIACQSRTIRLPVHLSERLASIRKVSRDLAHKLGAMPSRIEIAEAMEIDVEELDSVLRQALSTSSLDAPVSGDDGRSFLGDLIADSNNEEPLDQVEQKMHQEQLGKWLSHLSEQEQHVLKLRFGLDGNERHTLAEIGRLLEVSRERVRQVELKALRKLRNLTRKLPSGI
- a CDS encoding IMS domain-containing protein: MELPLDHFRLIGVSPSATSEEILRAFQLRLDKTPDEGFTYEVLTQRSELLRLTADLLTDPESRRNYENLLLNGSSGLEFPSNREVAGLILLWESGSPKEAFKITRKALQPPQTPALGSSREADLTLLASLTARDSAIQEQQLRSYSNAADFLSEGIQLLQRMGKLGERRKELEEDLAALLPYRILDLLSRDLNDQDSHKKGLDMLENLIIKRGGLEGNNKSEFGDYLNQQEFESFFQQIKPFLTVQEQVDLFLELQKRGSLEAGFLAFLSLTAIGFSRRKPEKLFEARRILKKLNLSGLDSMPLMGCLDLLLANIDQASARFSSSSDENLRDWLNNYQGNKLEAICVYCKNWLENDVLVGYRDIESKEVDLDSWFEDREIQEFIEKLEKKSTKTTIKSNLQNQQIKESSSINSTEDIDSSYANVDERGLPWPGGIKQVYEKFDIQENKLNHEMIKNKPIEFYRFLIEKIAELKFSFGEFLKDQEIIGKSPYLIYLYAFLILFSFGIGIGFLRNNFKNSIQDDAFINKSFLAADKNQKKVSEKNIIQEIKKNPSNKLNSTLNKSNSINTSEIKELITASPSLGEIRNLINIWLSNKSNYLAGKSEINLSKVVTNGLINRTIEERQNDINKGIYKEINSQIQNIDLKSQTSSRIVVLVELNYLERIIKNSGELINETSLNPLKVKYILGFSNKSWKLVDFVSGV
- the ffh gene encoding signal recognition particle protein; the protein is MFDELSSRFEDAVKGLRGEAKISENNINDALNQVKRALLDADVSLSVVKEFISDVKNKAIGEEVVRGVNPGQKFIEVVNKELINIMGNENSPLNENKNSPTVILMAGLQGAGKTTATGKLGLYLKEKEKKVLLVAADIYRPAAVEQLKTLGSQYDLEVFSAKEKNSKPEEITKDALNYASDNNFNSIIIDTAGRLQIDDSMMSEMVRIKEVSDPDEVLLVVDSMIGQEAADLTKSFHEKVGISGAILTKLDGDSRGGAALSIRKISGKPIKFIGVGEKIEALQPFHPERMASRILGMGDVLTLVEKAQKEVELADAEAMQKKLQEATFDFNDFVKQMRLIKRMGSLGGLIKLIPGMNKIDEGMIKDGEDQLKKIESMISSMTLEEKQKPEVLAAQPSRRQRIAKGSGYEAKDVDKVLADFQRMRGFMKQMSNGGMPGMGGMPGMGGMPGMGGMPGMGGMPGMGGMSGNKPMKKQKNNKKKKGFADL
- the pdhA gene encoding pyruvate dehydrogenase (acetyl-transferring) E1 component subunit alpha — its product is METHVERISNLQDIKKATLDRETGLFLYEDMTLGRRFEDKCAEMYYRGKMFGFVHLYNGQEAISTGVIGAMKKKHDWFCSTYRDHVHALSAGVPSFEVMSELFGKATGCSKGRGGSMHLFSKEHHLLGGYAFIGEGIPVALGAAFSSKYKKDVANNNSSDSVTAAFFGDGTCNNGQFFECLNMAQLWKLPIIFVVENNKWAIGMAHDRATSNPEIWRKASAFGMHGEEVDGMDVLAVRGAAQRAIERARAGEGPTLLECLTYRYRGHSLADPDELRSEKEKEFWGKRDPIKKLAREIIDGKFATEEELKSIEKKIDTEISESVKNALEAPEPPSQELTKYIWAED